From the genome of Plutella xylostella chromosome 31, ilPluXylo3.1, whole genome shotgun sequence:
TTTACTAGCAACGCTCCACCATTTTGCAATCCGTCACCAACGAAATCTGATAGCAGCCCTAAGGTGacaataataacatttaaactttataaGGGGCCTATGTCCAATGTCCAGCAGTGATCTAATTAATTATTGGTTGATTATCTTGTTGCATGTTATAGAAAAAGTTGCAGTTACAATAGcacaaaattactcctaatATGAAAGTACTAGCTGAATaaatcagaatattaccaataaaaatataaaatttagaacaaataccaaatgaaatgttttaaaataatggggtgggtttcatttattttatttgattaaatatAGAATAGCTTCTATAGTTTCACCGACAGATGTCGCCACTCACCCATGCTGTTCCCCTTAGATATAGCGTCCCGGGACTGCTTCCACAGCAGCGAGGCGAGGATCGTGATCATGTTGAAGCGCTTGAAGCCGAGCTGCTGGTACGTGGAGCGGTCTTGCACGTAGAACAACTCTGGAATTGTGAGAGGGAAATGTTTATTGATTGtaccaaaaatatatacttatgccGAGTCGCAGAAAGGAACCGTGATATGCCAATAATTACCACGGTAATGGACATCAATCGTAGTTGTAATTTGATCgataacaaattatttaaggtaagtatatttttcattatttaatatcaTCAATTACCACAGTAATTATCgtcattttttaaatgtatgttaCAAAATTTAGGAGTTTATTGGATATGTCTGCCGCACTTAGTGACAAGATAATAACTGAATTATGACAAACACACCTCCATCAAAGAACTTCCCGTTGATAAACTCCTGATGCCCTGCCTCCTCCACTCCGACACCCACAATCCTGACTCCATTGGACTTCAGCACCGGAGATATTTCACTTATCTGGAACAGAAAAATGTTCCCGTGAGCTTCGCTTCggcttaaaaagttttcccgtgggaattccgggataaaaagtagcctatgttctttctcagggtctagaccatatgtataccaaatttcattcaaatccgttcagtagttttggtgtgaaagagtaacagacagacacagttactttcgcatttataatattagttaggatagttaatCAGATGCTTCTGTGATAGCCTTTTTGTAACCACCCAAGATTCAAGTTCTTTCAATCTGTCTCtgttatgttttgtttatgaaTTACAGCCTCATATTTACAAATTGTGAATGTTAGATGGAATATAAGAGAATAAggcctataaataaatataataattgtttaaatagtatacttaatcaaataaagttttttctttcattctaATCAAATTTGCAGTTAGTGTAAGTTTGTTGCAAGTCTTGTCATGTTACATTTTTCTCATAAATTAGTCCACATTAGGTGAATTGGGAAAACTTTTAGGTACAAACCATTATTCATATACATAGAAACAGAATACCTCTTTAGCCCACAGCCTGCACAGCATGCATCCCCAGCGACGGAAGAACACAACCAACGTCTTCTGGTCTTTCCACACGTCTTTCAGTAGGACCgcctgaaaatataattattatcatctttattgggttgtagttataaaaatatgtgtatagTTGAAGATTTATCACAATAGAGaccatggtgaaaggattagcagACAATCAGAATAGCaaacttaaatttataaaaatctgaTGGCACATTGGTCAGTTACTCTGACTGTGTTGAACCAAAAGATTTTGGTTCTATCCCAACTGgagttttttgttgttgtttagaAACAAATATTTGGTTCTTGTATATTCCTTAAATTGTTTGGGTTGTGGCATGTTCTACAGTGGATTGTTTACAGTTAAGTctgtttttaatctcagatactaaattgacagattctgaagaGTTCATCAACAGTTGATTGTCCCTCAATAGAACAATATGTCACTTAATTGCGGGACTAtcaactgttgatgaaccattCTGAATCTGACAATTTAGTATCTAAGACTAAAAAACAGACTGTAGTTTAtttgtgtgtatgtatacAATGGCTTGTTGTAACAGAATAATTATTCTGTTATGTAGGTGATTCAAACCAGTTTATCTAGTTTATAATTACTCCCCATAGGTACCGAAGTACTAAGATTGCCATCACAACAATATCATGTTTCCTTGTAGAAAATTATGCATTCAAGATTGTATATGCTGCATTCTGATTGGtggatatattatgtaaattatgtacctacttatgtgtTTTTATGTAGATGTAACACAACACAATACATACCAATACCAGTAACAAAGcaaagttatttaaatatgtagtaCCCAGCCCACCTGTCTCGTGCCTGTGATATTGCTCTGATCGGAGACATCAATCAGCTACCATATAtcgacagagagaacctattcgagcttaggtacaatcgcccaacactggtagcaaacatcacccaggagctgttgtgctcatacagaaaccccatggatgttgcatacgccctaaaggaagtatactcaggcatatacgcagccacagcgcgcatccaatccctgcagctgaaaaggttaacagacgcagtaattcccaaatcccaaaccaacactctgttcctggtgcatacacaggaagaaaaagagaccttgaccagccaagggtatGGTGAAGGAATGGGCTCACGCGtcctaaccatacacgaagcacagggattgacgtacgaatccgttattatcattagaacaaaagataaaataaagctgCATGATAGggtacctcacgcagtagtggcgctgtcgaggcacaccaccacctgcacctactatgcggatgacaccgaggacgctatcggcaacctcgctaaaacggcaataacagcgccaaagaaacgcatcctcgagtacaatctaaaaatggcagttaagaatcgagacgaagaggtcattgcactttctggggaaatgttaagaaggcataacggggcggaataaaacataaaatataattttggttaagagcgcaaaatataggccaaattgattattatataattattataaaaactaacaattaaaataagttatctttaagaaCAGAGTCACACACTAACATCAGGCAAAACATGACCTATAACGACTGAGGGGCCGAGCCATTGCCAGGTGTCTACTAAGTTCTCCGAAGAAAGCTGGCATTGGCCCTATCCTTCttaagtttgttgccattactaatgtaagtgtgactctgaaaaccattaataaaaaaaaaggaaaaaaaaaagaaaaaaaaaaaaagacatttcttgtataatgagatacacggctgggggtttttagtcggttaacgcccgacactacctgggtcctcttcccaggtgtccatgtggattttcccccagcagtgaaaaaaaaaagagaaaaagaacaatatatatatataaaagaaagaatatataaactaaagacaaaataaatatatataaaagataatatatataaactaaacttccttaccgagtagaaagtagataaaagaattaaaaactatctcataaaaattaccactcttcaaaaggcacggacataaagtctgtggagtgataatcatttattaaaaaaaaaaaaaaaaaaaaatatgtagtacCTTGAAATAGGATAAAGTATAGCAAAGGAACCCAACAGTTTTACCGTAATTATCATATCAAACGCAATACCTAAATGTAGTTTATTATCATAATGGTTAAATGGTGATTCATGAGCAATAAACCATAAAGGTCTAGAATATTGAAATTCTTCACAAACACCACAGCGTCCAGTATTAATGGAGAAAGAGGTGTAGATCCACTTATCTCGCCGGACTTTGGAGTTTCGT
Proteins encoded in this window:
- the LOC105388714 gene encoding prostamide/prostaglandin F synthase, whose product is MAQDLSVVGEQKIISLPAKEAVLLKDVWKDQKTLVVFFRRWGCMLCRLWAKEISEISPVLKSNGVRIVGVGVEEAGHQEFINGKFFDGELFYVQDRSTYQQLGFKRFNMITILASLLWKQSRDAISKGNSMGLGGDTKGDKVQVGGALLIDQDGKLLRNFIQTGPADHLPNEEILKHFGLESEYKAATMANQETDRVCTIDAKA